From Streptomyces sp. TLI_053, a single genomic window includes:
- the rpsL gene encoding 30S ribosomal protein S12, whose translation MPTIQQLVRKGRQDKVEKNKTPALKGSPQRRGVCTRVYTTTPKKPNSALRKVARVRLTSGIEVTAYIPGEGHNLQEHSIVLVRGGRVKDLPGVRYKIIRGSLDTQGVKNRKQARSRYGAKKEK comes from the coding sequence GTGCCTACGATCCAGCAGCTGGTCCGAAAGGGCCGGCAGGACAAGGTCGAGAAGAACAAGACTCCCGCGCTGAAGGGCTCCCCGCAGCGCCGTGGGGTCTGCACGCGTGTGTACACGACCACCCCGAAGAAGCCGAACTCGGCCCTTCGTAAGGTCGCCCGTGTGCGCCTCACCAGCGGGATCGAGGTCACCGCTTACATCCCGGGCGAGGGCCACAACCTGCAGGAGCACTCCATCGTGCTGGTTCGCGGTGGTCGTGTGAAGGACCTTCCTGGTGTCCGCTACAAGATCATCCGCGGTTCGCTCGACACCCAGGGTGTCAAGAACCGCAAGCAGGCTCGCAGCCGCTACGGCGCCAAGAAGGAGAAGTAA